The Anomalospiza imberbis isolate Cuckoo-Finch-1a 21T00152 chromosome 2, ASM3175350v1, whole genome shotgun sequence nucleotide sequence ccagACCGGCGTCACTAGTGGTGGCGGATTTCGGGTGCGGGGACTGCACGCTGGCCGCCAGTGTCAAGAACCAGGTGCACTGCTTCGACCTGGTGCCGCTGAGCCCGCGGGTCACCGTCTGCGACATGGCCGAGGTAgcggggccgccccggggcagggagggcgTGCGGGTGGGGGACCGTGACCCCGAGGGTCCCGGGAGGGGGTGAAGCACGGGTGTGTCTTTTCGAAAGCTGGGTGTGTGCCTGGGGCACGGCTGAATCCACGAGCCTGGGGAGTCCCAGCCCCATCAACATCGCCATCCCCCTCCTCCCGCGCCTGGGGGTGTGCAGAGGGGCTTCCAGGCCAAGTCATCATCCTCCTTCTCCGGGGGTGTCCCGGGGTGGGCAGGTGCCACTGGCGGCTGAGTCGGTGGACGTGGCCGTGTTCTGCCTGGCGCTGATGGGCACCAACCTGCAGGAGATCCTAGGAGAGGCCAACCGTGTGCTCAAGCTCGGGTAGGCAGAGGCTGTGGGGCAGTGGGGGATTGGGGCAGGGATGCTGAGCAGCGTCCTGGGGGTGCCTGGGCAACCTGCTCAGAGCTCAAGTGGCCGCAGGGGGACCCTGATGGTGGCCGAGGTGGCCAGCCGCTTTGAGGACACCCGTGCCTTCCTGAGGGCCATGACGCAGCTGGGCTTCAGGACCGTCTCCAAGGTGTGGCCCCAGGGGTGCCTAGGGCTGGAGCCCAGGGaaggggttagggttagggagGCGGTGTACCGAGGCCCAGCCTGGTGTGGAGCAGACCAGGGGTTGGTGAAGTTAGATGGAGGTGGAAAGGATTGGTGCACTGGGGACGGCAGATGGGGACGCGTATGCACAGGGGTGGAGTCCTGGGAGAAGGTTTGGAGGTCCTGGGGACCGTGGGGGCACGCTGTGCCGGTTTGGGATGCAGGCTggatggggtgctggggctggggaagggatgAGGGGGGCCTGGAGGTGGGCGTGTAGCCCAGGAGGGGcttgggggtcctggggcaCGGAGGAATTGTGGTGTGGGGTCGATGATGAGAGTGTTGGGCATTTGGAGGAGTACACCGGGGGCCGGGCTTTGGACACAGGGCACAGTGCGGGTGTGCAAGGAGGCGGGGGGACCTGGGGTTCCGGGCTTGTGGTGATGATGGGGGCTCCGGGCGGCCGGTAACAGAGTCGGGTGTCCCCGCGCCCCCAGGACCTCTCCAGTTCCTATTTCTACGTGTTGGAGTTCGCCAAGacgggcccggcgcggcccggccccgctcccgggcTGCGCCTGCGGCCGTGCCTGTACAAGCGGCGGTGAGCGGCgcggcgggagggggcggggccccggcggcgggagggggcggggccccGGCggctggccccgcccccgggcGCTATCACCAATAAAGCCGCTGCTTCCTCACAGCTGCGCCTGCGCTCatggggggcggggccgcgcctgCGCAGTGCAGTCGGGCCtgcgcggcggcagcgcccgggACCGGTACCGGGATGtcggggccgggccccgccgggGCCAAGCTCGACATCAACCGCGCCGGCGTGGCCGAGCTGGAAGGTGCCCTCAGCGGCATCGGCCGCCGCCGTGCCCGCGGTATCGTCCGCAAGAGAGAGgtgcggggggggggggcggggatGGCGCCCCACGCTGAACGACCCGGGCCCGCGACCCCGAGGCGGGGGTGGCCGTGGCGCTGTCCGTCCTGGGGTGCGGGGCGAGTGCGGGGGTGACAGCGCTGATTCCGTGCTGGTAGCCGGGGCAGGTGGGGGGCCGGGATCCCCAAGTCGCGCCCCGagcccgcggggccgggcgagCGCTGCCGCCCCCGGTGCTGCCCTCCCAGCTGCCGGTCCTGGCAGCGCCCCGAGCCCGAGCCGGGGGAACGGGACTAGCCCTGGGCCCCGACGGCTTCCGAGCGCCCTCACCGCCCGTGGTGGGGCGAGACCCTGCGGGAGCAGTGGGGGCGGCACCGCAGGCCCCAGCCCCGCGGGTACGGGCGCGTCAGCGGCAGCCGTGCCCTGatgctgcagggatgggcagcgccGCGGCCGGGCGAGGCAGGCCTGGGAACGCTTGGCATGTCTGGGGCTCGAAAAGGAGGTAGAGGGCTGGGTGTCCGAATGCTGTGCACACATACGCTTGGGAACACCGGGAGGCGGGAGGGCAGAAACCGGTAATACGTAGGAAGGGTGCTCTGGAGCAGGGCCTGTCCCGGGCGGTGCTGCTACTGCAGCTCTCTGTGGGGAGCAGCAGTAGCACCATAAAACGAGCCCTGCCGGGTCAGAAGGGCCAGTCGGGCCCTTCCCGGGCCCGTGGGCTGCGCTGCTTGTCCATCGAGTCCTGCTCCAGGACAGCCTGGCCCCGCCGGGTTCCTCCCATGGCAGGCGCTCCGGGAGCCGCGCAGGGTGACGGGAGGCAGCTGATCCCAGGTCAGGGCTGGGTGGTGCCCGAGGTCCCGCGGGACCGTGGGTGCCTCACATGCCTGCATCTGCACGTGTCCAGTTGTTCCCgtgccctggagctgcagcctcGCTCCCCATCCCGCTCATCTGGGGGGCACAGTGCTCCTACCACAGCTGGCAGCTTTGGGTTGCTGTCCCCCTTCCGTGGCGCTGTGACTCTTCCCTGCGGGGCCGCTTGGGCAGGGGGgtctgggagcaggagggattCTGTTCTGGGCAGGGCTGACTTCCCTCCACGCAGGAGCTGAAGGGCTTCACTTGCTTGGATGACCTGCTGCACGTCAAGGGCATCACCACACGCATCCTGGAGCTCAACAGCCAGCGCATGACGTGCCGGCGGTGCCCGGGCCCCGAGGGGCCCCCGCGAGCCAGCCCCAGTCCCCTGGGGGACAGTGAGGACCACGGGGCACCTGTGGCACAGGTAGGTGCAGAagggctcctgctgccaggtGCAAGGACGAGGGAGGAGGTCTGGctctgggggggctcaggggaagCTCGTGGCGAGCAGACAGAACTGCACCTGGAGGATTCTGGAGGAGCTCGTGGTTGTGCTTGCCCTGCAACCCCCCACAGTGCTGTTGAGTGGAGCCCCTGcgctgcagggccctggctcTCACTGgctgccagccagcagcactcccagcccctgccctgctgctggtcTCCAGCAGGAGACTGGAGGTCTCTCCAAGGCTAGTGCGGAgtcagccctgctccctgccttttccctgctcaggtggtggctgaagaggaggaagatgaggaggaagaggcacCAGGGCCCTGGGAGCCAGAGCGCCCCTGGAAGGGTACCCCCAGGTCCGGAGCAGACCCTGATGGTTCTGGGGGGCGGGGACTACAGGAGCCACCCAGGTCcaccagggaggaggaggaagaagaggaggaggaggaagaagggagctgctgcagcgAGGAGGGGGAAGACAGCAGCAACGTATACCTGTACTACAGCCTGGGCGAGCGCTGGATCGACTACCTgcagcgcactggggatggggggCTGCTGCGGCACCTGCGCCCCAAGGTGCCCGGGGGGCCAGGGACTGCTGGGGCACCACGGGCACCTGTGGGAGGGTAAAGGGGGGCTGGGCTTCTGTggtgcctggctgctggggctggggaaaaGAGATGCTGCCCCAGTCCCACAAGCAGATCCCTGCCCTGCATGGGGGTCCTTGGTCATAGGGTGGGGGAAGGAGGTGCTACCCcggtccccagccctggctggcccTGGTGCAGCCCCCCTGCCCTGCGTGGGGATCCTTTGTTGCTGTATGGACCCTGAAGGGAGAAAGCAAGAGCAGGTGGGGATCTGCCCCATAGCTCTGGGCAGGGCCCCTGCAGGGATTGGTTGTGGGTGGCCGGTTTGTAGGGGTCTACAAGGGTCAGCTGTGGGCCGGGAGTCTGCAGGGGTCTGCCTGGGTTTCTCCCAGCCCCTCCAACCTGCTGTGTCCCACAGATGAAGCGGAAGTCAGAGAATGGGCCAGATGGCCGGGCCTTGTCCCCCGGGAAGAAGCTGTGCAAGGGCTCTGACTATGGCAGGTGAGGGGTGGGGGGGCTCCGAGTGCAGCTGGTGAAGGGGGTTCTGTGTGCTGGGGCAGCACAtagctcctgctgccctccccaGGAGGGTGGTAGAGCCACTTGTGTTGAGCAGGGGGTGGCCCAGGTGAGATCCAGCCCTGAGCAGTTGCCTCTCTGCTGAGCAGACTGGGCTGCATGTCTGGGCAAGGGGTCAGCAGGGTGGGGGCAAAGAGAAGGGGTCAGTGGGGTGGAGCTCCCACTGGTGGGAACCAGTTCTAATACCTCTGGAGCACTGTAGCCCGGAGCAGTGCTGGCACGTGCCAGCTATGCCGTGGCCTCACCTGTGCCTGGTGTTTCTCCCAGGACACTGGGTCCCTGTACACCCAGCCCCACGACCACCTTTGGGGACCTGCGCAATGCCAAGGTGGGGCAGGCCCGGCGCCGTCGCATCCCCTCGGTGGCCCCCCCACCTGAGCTACAGGACTGGCTCCGCACCTTCCAGGTATGGCTCACCTGGTGGCTCCAGGCAGCCTGGGTGTGATGGGAGGGAGCCGACCCTAAGGGATTCCCACTGTGGGCAGGGGTTGGGCCCACAGTGGATTTTGGGTAGTTTTCTTTGTGTGGGAAAACACAGATGAGGTttcagccctggccaggggtGGTGTCACCTGTCACACAGCACCTGTGACCCACCAAACTCCCACCTGCCTCAGGCTCCTGGCCTGGGACAAGAggcctggctgccagggctgtggctgggctagctggggacacagagccaggggtcactgggggtcCCCCTGCAGCGCTGGAGCGGCCCTGAgaagctgctggccctggatgAGCTCATTGACCGCTGCGAGCCGGCGCAGATCAAGTACATGATGCAGGTCATCGAGCCCCAGTTCCAGCGGGACTTCATCTCCCTGCTGCCCAAGGAGGTGAGTGAAGCTTGGGGACCAGGGGTCTGGCCTGACCTGACCCTCCCCTGGTGACCCCTCTGTGACCTTTATCCCCCCATAGCTGGCCCTGTACGTCTTGTCTTTCCTGGAGCCACGGGACCTGCTCCGTGCCGCCCAGACTTGCCGCTACTGGAGAGTCCTGGCCGAGGACAATCTGCTCTGGAGGGAGAAGTGCCGTGAGGAAGGTGAGGGTCCTCCGGGTGGGGGTTGGGGGCCACCCCAGGCTTGACCCAGGTGAGGCACTGCTGTGTTGTCCTCTGCAGGGATCGAGGAGCCCCTACACCTGCGGAAGCGACGCCTGCTCAGCCCCGGATTCATGTACAGCCCCTGGAAATTCGCCTTCCTGCGCCAGCACCGCATCGACATGAACTGGCGCAGTGGGGAGCTGCGGCCCCCCAAGGTAGGTCTGGGTGTCCCAGCGGGGACAGACTCCAGGGAGCTGTGGTCCCCAGGGTGAGCCTGGGAGTGCCCCTGTCAGGGGTGGGCCCTGGAGAGCTGAGGGGCTGGTGGGGGTCCCTCTGGGGTCAGACCTCAGGTCCCTGGTATGGGGAAGCTGGTACAGGATCTGCCGTGGGGAGCAGATCCGGCTTGCTCGGAGCAGTGGGGGCAGCAGCAATGAGATCTCCTGGGCCTGGATAAGGGGATCTTTTCCAAGGCCCTTTTCCAAGGCCCCGTacagggctgcagccagcctcaGCACCCAGGGAAGGTGCAGCGTCACAGGGCTCAGCTGTGTTCTGTGCAGGGTCCCAGAACCCTGGTGATCTCTCCCTGGggatccctcctgcccctggGCAGAGTCTCCACCACCCCTTCTCTTGCTGCTGGGTTCCCAAGCCTCCtactccctgtgctgctgtaacccctgcccctgcagcagctgtcagACACACCACACACCCCAGCTCCGCTGTCCTGCAGAAGCATCAGAGGCTGCAGGTGGTTTGGAGACCcatctgcctttcctccccacagctcctgctgccttcccacTGCTCATTGTGTTGGGGGGGTCCTGCTGGCTGGGGGGGGCCACGCTGTCCCCCACACACTCCGGTACTCCCACAGGTATTGAAGGGCCACGACGACCATGTGATCACCTGCCTGCAGTTCTGTGGGAATCGCATAGTAAGCGGCTCTGATGACAACACGCTCAAAGTGTGGTCAGCTGTCACAGGGGAGGtgagtgtcactgtcaccaggcAAGTGAGTGTGGCATTGTCACTGGCACCACAGGGGTTTGGGGCAGGGAccatctccctgtgctgggcacaggtGGGGATACACCCTGGGCCCTTTATGACCAGGACACGGAGTTGTGCTGCTCCTCGGTGCTGTTTCAGGGGTGGGGAAGTGTGAGAggctcacctgtccctcacatTCTGTTCCCCACAGTGTGTGCAGACACTGGTGGGCCACACTGGGGGGGTTTGGTCCTCCCAGATGAGGGACAGCATTGTCATCAGCGGCTCCACTGACCGCACACTCAAGGTGTGGAACGCTGACAGTGGCGAGTGCGTGCACACGCTGTACGGACACACCTCCACCGTGCGCTGCATGCACCTGCACGGCAACAGGTACGGGGCTGCGGGTGCTCTGTGAGGGGGGATATCCACGGGGGTGAGGCTTGTTACCcccaggctgccctggcagctgggccccaggtgtcccctcacctgcagGGTGGTGAGTGGCTCCCGGGATGCCACGCTGCGGCTCTGGGACATCGAGACGGGGCAGTGCCTGCATGTGCTGATGGGCCACGTGGCAGCCGTGCGCTGCGTCCAGTACGACGGCAACAAGGTGGTCAGCGGTGCCTACGACTACACGGTCAAGGTGTGGGACCCCGAGAGCGAGAGCTGCACCCACACGCTGCAGGGGCACACCAACCGTGTCTACTCGCTGCAGGTATGGCCCCGCACGCAtcccctcctgctgcttccccgCTCCAGCTCCCCGCCTTCCCCGCTCCCTGCAGGTACAACCTGCCTTACTGCTGGCTTGCCCTATCTCTCCCGTGCCTTCCAGTCATGGGCACGAGCTGTGCCAAAGGTGCCACAAATAGGCTGTGCTGCCTGTGTCATGCAAGGCCCTGTGAGCTTTGCAGGGACATGTGTGCCCTGAAGGGGGTGTATCTGCCCTGCAAGGAAACATGGACCCTGTTTGTGTCCTCTGGGAACAGTCTGTGCCCCCCTGACCCCACTTCCCACGCACATATGCTGTGGACGCAAACAGTGCTCCATGCCCCT carries:
- the LOC137467886 gene encoding F-box/WD repeat-containing protein 7-like isoform X2, coding for MTCRRCPGPEGPPRASPSPLGDSEDHGAPVAQVVAEEEEDEEEEAPGPWEPERPWKGTPRSGADPDGSGGRGLQEPPRSTREEEEEEEEEEEGSCCSEEGEDSSNVYLYYSLGERWIDYLQRTGDGGLLRHLRPKMKRKSENGPDGRALSPGKKLCKGSDYGRTLGPCTPSPTTTFGDLRNAKVGQARRRRIPSVAPPPELQDWLRTFQRWSGPEKLLALDELIDRCEPAQIKYMMQVIEPQFQRDFISLLPKELALYVLSFLEPRDLLRAAQTCRYWRVLAEDNLLWREKCREEGIEEPLHLRKRRLLSPGFMYSPWKFAFLRQHRIDMNWRSGELRPPKVLKGHDDHVITCLQFCGNRIVSGSDDNTLKVWSAVTGECVQTLVGHTGGVWSSQMRDSIVISGSTDRTLKVWNADSGECVHTLYGHTSTVRCMHLHGNRVVSGSRDATLRLWDIETGQCLHVLMGHVAAVRCVQYDGNKVVSGAYDYTVKVWDPESESCTHTLQGHTNRVYSLQFDGTHIVSGSLDTSIRVWDVESGNCLHTLMGHQSLTSGMELRDNILVSGNADSTVKIWDIKTGQCLQTLQGPSKHQSAVTCLQFSSKFVVTSSDDGTVKLWDLKTGEFVRNLVALESGGSGGVVWRIRASNTKLVCAVGSRNGTEETKLLVLDFDVDLK
- the LOC137467886 gene encoding F-box/WD repeat-containing protein 7-like isoform X1, which produces MGGGAAPAQCSRACAAAAPGTGTGMSGPGPAGAKLDINRAGVAELEGALSGIGRRRARGIVRKREELKGFTCLDDLLHVKGITTRILELNSQRMTCRRCPGPEGPPRASPSPLGDSEDHGAPVAQVVAEEEEDEEEEAPGPWEPERPWKGTPRSGADPDGSGGRGLQEPPRSTREEEEEEEEEEEGSCCSEEGEDSSNVYLYYSLGERWIDYLQRTGDGGLLRHLRPKMKRKSENGPDGRALSPGKKLCKGSDYGRTLGPCTPSPTTTFGDLRNAKVGQARRRRIPSVAPPPELQDWLRTFQRWSGPEKLLALDELIDRCEPAQIKYMMQVIEPQFQRDFISLLPKELALYVLSFLEPRDLLRAAQTCRYWRVLAEDNLLWREKCREEGIEEPLHLRKRRLLSPGFMYSPWKFAFLRQHRIDMNWRSGELRPPKVLKGHDDHVITCLQFCGNRIVSGSDDNTLKVWSAVTGECVQTLVGHTGGVWSSQMRDSIVISGSTDRTLKVWNADSGECVHTLYGHTSTVRCMHLHGNRVVSGSRDATLRLWDIETGQCLHVLMGHVAAVRCVQYDGNKVVSGAYDYTVKVWDPESESCTHTLQGHTNRVYSLQFDGTHIVSGSLDTSIRVWDVESGNCLHTLMGHQSLTSGMELRDNILVSGNADSTVKIWDIKTGQCLQTLQGPSKHQSAVTCLQFSSKFVVTSSDDGTVKLWDLKTGEFVRNLVALESGGSGGVVWRIRASNTKLVCAVGSRNGTEETKLLVLDFDVDLK